Proteins encoded in a region of the Deinococcus hopiensis KR-140 genome:
- a CDS encoding IS5 family transposase, with amino-acid sequence MASRRREHGQGQGGKKGAAGAPEATGSNPTDRGKAGCKRTLLSDAKGIPLSVVLCGAKRHDSKMLSEALDAVVVAVPAPGEQEQRHLLLDRGYDTQACRQLALDEGLLAHIPKKSTAAPPIPAPGDPQRHPPRRWVVEVGHSWFNRFRRIQTRWEKRQDLYLGFVELTACLIIWRKLAPIAPLKKSSG; translated from the coding sequence ATGGCAAGCCGCCGACGGGAGCATGGTCAAGGCCAGGGTGGGAAAAAGGGGGCCGCTGGTGCCCCGGAAGCGACGGGCAGCAACCCCACCGATCGGGGCAAGGCCGGGTGTAAACGTACCCTCCTCAGCGACGCGAAAGGCATTCCACTCTCCGTCGTGCTCTGTGGTGCCAAGCGTCATGACAGCAAGATGCTGAGTGAGGCCCTCGATGCTGTCGTCGTTGCTGTTCCTGCTCCAGGAGAGCAGGAACAGCGCCATCTCCTCCTGGACCGTGGGTACGACACGCAGGCGTGTCGTCAACTGGCTCTGGATGAAGGTCTGCTCGCGCATATCCCCAAGAAATCGACGGCCGCTCCGCCCATTCCTGCTCCTGGTGATCCACAACGACACCCACCCCGGCGGTGGGTGGTCGAGGTGGGCCACAGTTGGTTCAACCGTTTCCGTCGCATCCAGACGCGCTGGGAGAAGCGGCAAGACCTCTATCTGGGCTTTGTCGAATTGACCGCTTGCCTCATCATCTGGCGCAAACTCGCCCCCATTGCTCCTCTCAAAAAATCTTCCGGAT